One genomic segment of Plasmodium vivax chromosome 9, whole genome shotgun sequence includes these proteins:
- a CDS encoding heat shock protein 101, putative (encoded by transcript PVX_091470A; Possible apicoplast targeted protein. Curated by Stuart Ralph, Walter and Eliza Hall Institute of Medical Research, Australia.): MARRAFIWCLYLIALFFLWKNELASCSVNNQGKENYLNRTINILNAGKNVAKRYGHSQLKPVHILSALAKSDYGSNLLKENSVNASNLKEYIDTALEQTRAGAPLDNKSKIAYSDEVKEVLAEAEALASKYKSQKVDVEHLLSGLMNDELVNEIMNEVYLTEEAVKGIMKSKFEKTKKDKDGKSGGLYLEQFGSNLNEKVRNGKLQGIYGRDEEIRAVIESLLRYNKNSPVLVGQPGTGKTTIVEGLVYRIEKGDVPKELRGYTVISLNFRKFTSGTSYRGEFETRMKNIIKELKNKKNKIIIFVDEIHLLLGAGKAEGGTDAANLLKPVLSKGEIKLIGATTIAEYRKFIESCSAFERRFEKILVEPPSVENTIKILRSLKSKYENFYGIHITDKALVAAAKVSDRFIKDRFLPDKAIDLLNKACSFLQVQLSGKPRIIDVTEREIERLAYEISTLEMDVDKVSKRKYNNLIKEFENKKELLKKYYEEYVISGERLKRKKETEKRLNELKELAQNYIIANKEPPIELQNSLKEAQEKYMDVYKETLAYVEAKTHNAMNVDAVYQEHVSYIYLRDSGMPLGSLSFESSKGALKLYNSLSKSIIGNEDIIKSLSDAVVKAATGMKDPEKPIGTFLFLGPTGVGKTELAKTLAIELFSSKDNLIRVNMSEFTEAHSVSKITGSPPGYVGFSDSGQLTEAVRERPHSVVLFDELEKAHPDVFKVLLQILGDGYINDNHRRNIDFSNTIIIMTSNLGAELFKKKLFFDANNSDTPEYKRVFDDLRIQLIKKCKKVFKPEFVNRIDKIGVFEPLSKKNLREIVKLRFKKLEKRLEEKNIHVSVSEKAVDYIIDQSYDPELGARPTLIFIESVIMTKFAIMYLKKELVDDMDVHVDFNKAANNLVINLSTV, from the exons atggcgAGGCGCGCTTTCATTTGGTGCCTCTATTTGATagctttgttttttctgtGGAAGAATGAATTGGCCTCCTGTTCGGTGAACAACCAGGGG aaggAGAACTACCTGAACAGAACGATCAACATTTTAAACGCCGGAAAGAATGTGGCCAAGCGATACGGGCACAGCCAGCTGAAGCCCGTGCACATCCTCAGCGCCCTCGCCAAGAGCGACTACG GATCCAACCTGCTGAAGGAGAACAGCGTCAATGCGAGCAACCTGAAGGAATACATAGACACTGCGCTGGAGCAGACCCGGGCCGGAGCG ccGCTCGACAACAAGAGCAAAATCGCCTACTCGGACGAGGTGAAGGAGGTGCTGGCCGAGGCGGAGGCGCTGGCGAGCAAGTACAAAAGCCAGAAGGTGGATGTGGAGCACCTGCTGAGCGGTCTGATGAACGACGAGCTGGTGAACGAGATTATGAATGAAGTGTACCTGACGGAGGAAGCCGTGAAAGGGATTATGAAgagcaaatttgaaaaaacaaaaaaggataaggaCGGAAAGTCAGGAGGGTTATACTTAGAGCAGTTCGGTTCGAATCTAAATGAGAAGGTGCGAAATGGAAAGTTACAAGGCATTTACGGAAGAGATGAGGAGATCCGAGCGGTGATAGAGTCCCTCTTAAGGTATAACAAGAACAGCCCCGTTCTGGTTGGTCAACCAGGTACCGGTAAAACGACCATTGTGGAGGGGCTAGTCTACAGAATTGAAAAGGGAGACGTGCCAAAGGAGCTTAGAGGATACACAGTCATTAGTTTAAACTTTAGGAAGTTCACCTCGGGTACTTCCTACAGAGGAGAGTTCGAAACgagaatgaaaaatatcattaaggagttgaaaaataaaaaaaataaaatcatcaTCTTCGTTGACGAAATACATCTGCTGTTGGGAGCGGGAAAAGCCGAGGGAGGAACGGACGCTGCCAATTTGTTGAAGCCGGTCCTCTCTAAGGGAGAAATCAAACTCATTGGAGCCACCACCATAGCGGAGTATAGGAAGTTTATTGAGAGCTGCTCCGCCTTCGAAAGAAGATTCGAAAAAATTCTAGTGGAGCCCCCCTCCGTGGAAAACACCATCAAGATATTAAGATCGCTCAAAAGCAAATACGAAAATTTCTATGGCATACATATTACCGACAAAGCGCTGGTCGCAGCTGCGAAGGTGTCCGACAGGTTTATAAAGGACCGTTTCCTGCCCGATAAGGCAATCGATTTGTTAAATAAAGCGTGCTCTTTCCTGCAAGTGCAACTCTCTGGGAAGCCACGTATCATCGATGTGACCGAGAGAGAGATCGAACGACTGGCCTACGAAATTAGCACCCTGGAGATGGACGTAGATAAAGTGTCCAAACGGAAATACaacaatttaataaaagagtttgaaaataaaaaggagctACTGAAGAAGTACTACGAGGAGTATGTCATCTCTGGGGAGAGACtcaagaggaagaaagaaacaGAAAAGAGACTAAACGAATTGAAAGAGTTGGcacaaaattatattattgcGAATAAGGAACCACCTATAGAATTGCAAAATAGTTTGAAGGAAGCTCAGGAAAAATACATGGACGTTTATAAAGAAACGCTAGCTTATGTAGAAGCCAAAACGCATAACGCTATGAATGTAGATGCAGTTTATCAGGAGCATGTCTCTTACATTTATTTGAGAGACTCCGGTATGCCACTCGGTTCTCTTTCTTTCGAATCATCCAAAGGGGCACTCAAACTGTATAACAGTCTCTCCAAATCGATCATCGGAAATGAGGACATCATCAAATCTCTTAGTGATGCAGTTGTGAAAGCGGCAACTGGTATGAAAGATCCAGAGAAGCCCATTGGAACGTTCTTATTCTTGGGACCCACTGGTGTAGGTAAAAcggagctagccaaaacgTTGGCAATTGAACTTTTCAGCTCGAAGGATAACCTCATTAGGGTGAATATGTCCGAATTTACCGAAGCGCATTCAGTGTCTAAGATAACGGGTAGCCCTCCAGGATACGTAGGATTTAGCGATTCTGGTCAGTTAACCGAAGCAGTGAGAGAGAGACCCCACTCCGTTGTTCTTTTCGACGAGTTAGAGAAGGCCCACCCAGATGTCTTCAAAGTGTTGCTCCAAATTTTAGGAGATGGTTATATCAACGACAATCACAGAAGAAACATCGATTTCTCAAACACCATCATTATTATGACATCCAATCTTGGTGCagagctttttaaaaagaaattatttttcgatGCGAATAACTCGGATACCCCAGAATACAAAAGAGTGTTTGACGATTTAAGAATACAGCTCATtaagaaatgtaaaaaagtttttaagcCAGAGTTTGTTAACAGAATAGATAAAATTGGTGTTTTCGAACCGCTCAGCAAGAAGAACCTACGTGAAATCGTCAAGTTGAGGTTTAAAAAGCTAGAGAAACGTTTAGAGGAAAAGAACATCCACGTGTCCGTTTCGGAAAAGGCAGTGGACTACATCATCGACCAGTCCTACGACCCCGAGCTGGGGGCCAGGCCAACTCTCATCTTCATCGAAAGTGTCATCATGACCAAATTCGCCATCATGTATTTGAAGAAGGAGTTGGTCGACGACATGGACGTCCACGTGGACTTCAACAAGGCCGCCAACAATTTGGTCATCAACCTGTCCACGGTGTGA